The Triticum aestivum cultivar Chinese Spring chromosome 3A, IWGSC CS RefSeq v2.1, whole genome shotgun sequence genome includes a region encoding these proteins:
- the LOC123057655 gene encoding protein NEGATIVE REGULATOR OF RESISTANCE has product MDAPSATAKRKRSSPAAAAPAPVSVDDVSDAEVEEFYAILRRMRDASRRLVSGGVAAATARAAPAPRAPAWCPSFSWEDFAPPAPTPPPAPSQQEQLLPADERVAENASPPRRPVPRGLDLNAEPEPEVQA; this is encoded by the coding sequence ATGGACGCGCCGAGCGCCACCGCCAAGCGCAAGcgctcctcccccgccgccgccgcgccggcccccGTCAGCGTGGACGACGTATCCGACGCAGAGGTCGAGGAGTTCTACGCCATCCTGCGCCGCATGCGCGACGCCTCGCGCCGGCTCGTCTCCGGTGGGGTCGCCGCGGCcacggcccgcgccgccccggccccgcGCGCGCCGGCCTGGTGCCCCAGCTTCTCCTGGGAGGACTTCGCGCCGCCCGCCCCGACACCGCCGCCTGCTCCTTCGCAGCAGGAGCAGCTGCTGCCCGCCGACGAGCGCGTGGCCGAGAACGCGTCCCCGCCGCGGCGGCCCGTCCCCCGCGGCCTGGAcctcaacgccgagccggagccggAGGTGCAAGCCTAG